AACTTGGGCGCAGTGAAGAGTGGAAAGCACGCGATCTCGAGGGTTTCTATGCAGTCGCAAATGGGTATGTGTACGAGGGCGAGTGAATGATCGATTGGTCTCCTGTGATTGGTGAGTTTGTCGGGACGTTTGTCCTGATTGTGTTGGGCAACGGCGTTGTTGCAGGCGCGCTGCTGAAGAGGTCGAAAGCTGAGAACGCCGGATGGATCTCTATCACTGCCGGGTGGGCCATTGCTGTCTTCGCCGGTGTAGCAGTGAGTGCTGCTCTGGGAGATGCCGATGGACATCTGAACCCGGCGTTTACGGTGGCTTCTGTGATGATGACGGGCCATGCCGAGCGGCTCGTGACATATATTCCGGCGCAGGTGTTGGGTGCGCTGCTGGGAGCAGTCGCGGTGTGGTTGCAGTACAAGCCGCACTGGGAGCTGACTGAGAATGCAGGCTTGAAGCAGGCTTGCTTCTGCACAGCTCCGGCGGTGTATGCCCCGGTATGGAACCTGGTGAGCGAGATTCTGGGAACTTTTGTACTGGTGCTGGTGGCGACGGCGTTGTTCTCAAAACGAATTGCACCGGCGGGTGTCGCTCCAGGGCTGGGACCGTTGCTGGTGGGATCGTTGGTGTGGGGAATTGGTCTGTCGCTAGGAGGAACGACAGGGTATGCGATTAATCCGGCCCGCGATCTTGGCCCCCGTATTGCACACTCCCTACTTCCGATTGCAGGGAAGGGGAGCTCAGGGTGGAGATATGCCTGGATTCCGGTGCTGGGTCCGGTTCTGGGAGCAGGGCTTGCAGCGGTGGTGATTCGCGGATTGAAGATGTTTTAGTGCGTATTGGCCAATAAGCAGATGTACCCACCTGCGCTATGCAGCGAAGGTGGTACTCGAGATTTGGTCAGGAGGTTTTCATCGCTGCGATGGCTTCGAGCCGAGCCTGTTTCAGTGTCTTCGTGGGGTCGCCGAGAGACATGAACTCCATGCAGATGTAGCGGTCATAGTGAAGCTCTGCGAGTTTTCGATAGATGTTGGAATAGTTGATTTCGCCTGTTCCAGGCTGATGCCGTCCCGGGACATCTGCAATATGGACCAGA
This portion of the Edaphobacter sp. 4G125 genome encodes:
- a CDS encoding MIP/aquaporin family protein; amino-acid sequence: MIDWSPVIGEFVGTFVLIVLGNGVVAGALLKRSKAENAGWISITAGWAIAVFAGVAVSAALGDADGHLNPAFTVASVMMTGHAERLVTYIPAQVLGALLGAVAVWLQYKPHWELTENAGLKQACFCTAPAVYAPVWNLVSEILGTFVLVLVATALFSKRIAPAGVAPGLGPLLVGSLVWGIGLSLGGTTGYAINPARDLGPRIAHSLLPIAGKGSSGWRYAWIPVLGPVLGAGLAAVVIRGLKMF